From the Bdellovibrio reynosensis genome, one window contains:
- a CDS encoding DUF444 family protein, whose protein sequence is MSIREDHNRFREIVKGKVKEDLRKYVSQGEMIGKRENEFVKIPLPRIDIPNFRYGPKQQGGVGQGEGQPGQDVGDPGEGGQGQAGEAPGEHLLEVELSMDELADILGEKLQLPRIEPKGAKNIDSMKTKFTGLAPVGPEGLRHFKSSYKRALKRMVGAGTYDAEEPLVLPIRRDMQYKSFKKVHQPQTQAVVIYMMDVSGSMGDEQKEIVRLESFWINTWLKKHYKGLETRFIIHDAAAKEVDEDTFFRTSESGGTLISSAYKLCQEIILQDYPVHEWNIYPFHFSDGDNWSGEDTRLCIKMLTEFFLPNCNVFSYGQVESKYGSGQFLKDLQKEFGTDDRLTLSQVENRDKILDSIKDFLGKGK, encoded by the coding sequence ATGTCTATACGGGAAGACCATAATAGATTTAGAGAGATCGTAAAGGGCAAGGTTAAAGAAGACCTGCGTAAGTATGTCTCTCAAGGCGAAATGATCGGGAAGCGTGAAAACGAATTTGTGAAAATTCCACTTCCACGCATTGATATCCCTAATTTTCGCTACGGTCCCAAACAACAAGGTGGGGTCGGCCAAGGTGAAGGTCAGCCCGGTCAAGACGTGGGTGACCCAGGCGAAGGCGGTCAAGGCCAAGCTGGTGAAGCACCTGGGGAACATCTTTTGGAAGTTGAACTTTCAATGGATGAACTTGCCGACATTCTTGGTGAGAAGTTGCAACTACCGCGCATTGAACCTAAAGGCGCAAAAAATATTGATTCCATGAAAACGAAGTTCACAGGCCTTGCTCCGGTGGGACCTGAGGGGCTTCGTCATTTTAAATCTTCCTATAAAAGAGCTTTAAAGCGTATGGTTGGTGCTGGCACCTACGACGCTGAAGAGCCTTTGGTTTTACCGATCCGTCGGGACATGCAATACAAGTCCTTCAAGAAAGTTCACCAGCCGCAAACGCAAGCAGTTGTGATCTACATGATGGACGTGTCGGGCTCAATGGGTGATGAACAAAAAGAAATCGTTCGTTTAGAAAGTTTTTGGATCAATACATGGCTAAAGAAACATTATAAGGGTTTAGAAACTCGTTTCATTATCCATGATGCTGCTGCCAAAGAAGTGGATGAAGATACTTTCTTTAGAACCAGTGAATCGGGCGGTACTTTAATCAGTTCTGCATACAAACTTTGCCAAGAGATCATCTTGCAAGATTATCCGGTTCACGAGTGGAACATTTATCCTTTCCATTTTAGTGATGGTGATAACTGGTCCGGTGAAGACACAAGATTATGTATTAAGATGCTGACTGAATTCTTTCTTCCGAATTGTAACGTGTTTAGTTACGGGCAAGTGGAAAGTAAATACGGCAGCGGTCAATTCCTAAAAGACCTGCAAAAAGAATTTGGCACGGATGATAGACTTACCCTTAGCCAAGTTGAAAACCGCGATAAGATCCTTGATTCGATCAAAGATTTCCTTGGTAAGGGAAAGTAA
- a CDS encoding PrkA family serine protein kinase, giving the protein MASKIDLHSLVTNWQNSSTQAKEHWSGTFEEYLDLVKENPKITRNAYQRMYDMIVEEGTETYIDFKKEVVRYKFFDDKFNNGKDAVFGLDVQLMKLVNVLKAAALGYGTEKRVILLHGPVGSAKSTICRMLKKGLERYSHQKQGAVYTFEWIDEKLELDGILGKGVKSFPSPMNEEPLLLIPEEMRQSVYDSINKGQDGSFRVHVDGELSPPSRFIFKALMEKYEGNLMQVLSHVRVKRLFISEADRIGIGTFQPKDEKNQDSTELTGDINYRKIAEYGSDSDPRAFNFDGEFNVANRGMIEFVEVLKLDVAFLYDLLGASQEHRVKPKKFAQTHIDEVIIGHTNEPEYRRLQDNEFMEALRDRTVKIDIPYITRWRDEINIYKRDFNSQKVRGISIAPHTVEMAAMWAILTRLEKPKKANLTRLQKLKLYNGKTLPNYTEDNVRELRKEANREGLEGISARYIQDKLSNALVAAQQSNKGSVNPFMVFKELESGLKNHSLISNEELKTEFKELLGVVMQEYEEIIKAEVQRAISADESAMQRLCANYIDNVKAYTQREKVRNQFTGNDEEPDERLMRSIEDKIEIPESRKDDFRREIMNYIGALALEGKKFNYKMNERLHKAIELKLFEDQKDSIKLTTLVSNVADKDTQEKIDIVKTRLIKDFGYDEISATDVLHYVASIFARGDVKNK; this is encoded by the coding sequence ATGGCCTCTAAGATTGATCTTCATTCGTTGGTCACTAACTGGCAGAACTCAAGCACTCAAGCTAAAGAGCATTGGAGTGGCACCTTCGAGGAGTACCTCGATCTAGTAAAAGAAAATCCAAAAATTACGCGCAATGCTTACCAGCGCATGTACGACATGATCGTTGAAGAAGGCACTGAAACGTACATCGATTTCAAAAAAGAAGTCGTTCGCTATAAATTCTTCGATGATAAATTCAATAACGGCAAAGATGCCGTGTTTGGTTTGGACGTACAGTTGATGAAACTGGTGAACGTACTTAAAGCCGCTGCTTTAGGATACGGTACGGAAAAACGTGTGATCCTACTTCACGGCCCGGTGGGAAGTGCGAAGTCAACGATCTGCCGCATGCTTAAAAAAGGCTTAGAGCGCTACTCTCACCAAAAACAAGGTGCGGTGTACACTTTTGAATGGATTGATGAAAAATTAGAACTTGATGGTATCTTGGGTAAAGGTGTTAAGTCTTTCCCTTCACCGATGAACGAAGAGCCGCTTCTTTTGATTCCAGAAGAAATGCGCCAATCGGTTTATGACTCTATCAACAAAGGCCAAGACGGATCTTTCCGTGTTCACGTAGATGGTGAACTAAGTCCTCCTTCAAGGTTCATTTTTAAAGCATTGATGGAAAAATACGAAGGCAACTTAATGCAAGTTCTTTCCCACGTTCGCGTGAAAAGACTTTTCATTTCAGAAGCTGACCGTATTGGTATTGGTACCTTCCAACCTAAAGATGAAAAGAACCAAGACTCGACAGAATTAACTGGTGATATCAATTACCGTAAGATCGCTGAATACGGTTCTGATTCAGATCCTCGCGCGTTTAACTTTGACGGAGAGTTCAACGTCGCTAATCGCGGCATGATTGAGTTCGTTGAGGTTCTGAAACTTGACGTAGCGTTCTTGTACGATCTACTGGGTGCTTCGCAAGAACATCGCGTGAAGCCAAAAAAATTCGCGCAAACCCATATCGATGAAGTAATCATCGGTCACACAAATGAGCCAGAGTACCGTCGTCTTCAAGACAACGAATTCATGGAAGCCCTTCGTGACCGTACTGTGAAAATTGATATTCCGTACATCACTCGTTGGAGAGATGAAATCAACATCTATAAGCGTGATTTCAATTCCCAAAAAGTTCGCGGAATCAGTATCGCTCCGCACACGGTTGAAATGGCAGCGATGTGGGCTATCTTAACTCGTTTAGAAAAACCTAAGAAAGCAAACCTAACGCGTTTGCAAAAACTAAAACTGTATAACGGTAAAACATTACCGAACTACACGGAAGACAACGTGCGTGAGCTTCGTAAGGAAGCCAACCGCGAAGGTTTAGAAGGTATTTCGGCTCGTTATATCCAAGATAAGTTGTCAAACGCTTTAGTGGCGGCTCAGCAGTCCAACAAAGGCTCTGTGAATCCGTTCATGGTGTTTAAGGAACTTGAATCCGGCTTAAAAAATCACTCGCTCATTTCTAATGAAGAGTTGAAAACGGAATTCAAGGAACTTCTTGGCGTGGTGATGCAAGAATACGAAGAGATCATAAAGGCCGAAGTGCAAAGAGCAATCAGTGCCGATGAAAGTGCGATGCAAAGACTTTGCGCGAACTACATCGATAACGTGAAAGCTTACACGCAACGTGAAAAAGTTCGTAACCAGTTTACTGGTAACGACGAGGAACCGGATGAGCGTTTAATGCGTTCGATTGAAGATAAGATCGAAATTCCTGAATCGCGCAAAGATGACTTCCGTCGCGAGATCATGAATTACATCGGGGCCTTGGCTTTGGAAGGTAAGAAGTTCAATTACAAAATGAACGAACGCCTTCATAAAGCGATCGAATTAAAATTATTTGAGGATCAGAAAGACAGCATCAAGTTAACTACATTAGTTAGCAACGTGGCTGACAAAGATACTCAAGAAAAAATTGATATCGTTAAAACTCGTCTCATCAAGGACTTCGGGTATGACGAAATTTCTGCAACTGACGTGCTTCACTACGTTGCAAGTATCTTCGCCCGAGGGGACGTAAAGAATAAATAA
- a CDS encoding DUF4292 domain-containing protein — protein sequence MMKSNYFLIFFLTFLTVSCVTKPVKEGPYEQAQWETKALVKNLKQNKNQSLTIDVYAVKNQSLRLEISALMGFQVASVVVNPSEISYINFPQKTFYSGANTEAAISRVLNLSLHPMNLARIAFDEPLSGMGWKCSLDTLGLISQCDNLQKNISVKWSDRTEGKKKVVITAPQLEMQWQFSAPQTEVQFKEGLFTLKQPTGFKAIQIN from the coding sequence ATGATGAAGAGCAATTATTTTCTAATTTTCTTTTTAACCTTTTTAACTGTTAGCTGTGTCACTAAGCCAGTGAAAGAGGGTCCCTATGAACAGGCCCAATGGGAAACCAAGGCCTTAGTTAAAAATTTAAAGCAGAATAAAAATCAATCTCTGACTATTGATGTTTATGCCGTTAAAAACCAAAGCCTGCGTTTGGAAATTTCGGCGTTGATGGGTTTTCAAGTGGCAAGTGTTGTCGTGAATCCATCTGAAATCTCTTACATAAACTTTCCACAAAAAACTTTTTACTCCGGAGCGAACACCGAAGCTGCAATTTCTCGCGTGTTGAATTTATCTTTGCACCCGATGAATCTTGCGCGCATTGCTTTTGATGAACCGTTAAGTGGCATGGGATGGAAGTGCAGTCTTGATACTCTAGGCCTGATTTCTCAATGTGATAATTTACAAAAAAATATCAGTGTTAAATGGTCAGATCGAACTGAAGGTAAAAAGAAGGTGGTCATTACGGCGCCGCAATTAGAAATGCAGTGGCAGTTTAGTGCTCCCCAGACTGAAGTCCAGTTCAAGGAAGGTCTGTTCACTTTGAAACAGCCTACGGGGTTCAAAGCAATACAAATAAATTAA
- a CDS encoding tetratricopeptide repeat protein — protein sequence MHLSKTRTATILLLLLNLTACASFTTNEADKAPYYEASFDDKNRAPASFAPAVVAADGTATLDPLYMRTQADYYFAAGEAYSLEGNSAKAIESFKMTLVYDQESPAVSMRLAAEYLKQGMISESLTQAQEAVKKDEKNIEARLLLGGLYSSLKIYPKALAEYSEVLKLQPSNTEAPLYIGALYSEQKQSDKAVKYFESLLKNSEYATPHLAHYYIGRVRLEQADGKFQKAAEASFKKAIELKPDFSDAVISLGMLYTKQKNEAKALAMYREFQKENSPSSRIAEILAQHYIEKGDYEKAYEQLEIVEADSDEPLNVRMKMALILIEQKRFDTAVVKLQEVLKEAPDSDKVRFYLAAVYEEMQKSELAIKEYRKVPVSSTYFGEAVVHAAYLLKGLGRLDEAIEVAQSGLKDRHDQPQVYAIYASLLDEKNDYKAAAKVLEQGLEKFPENAQLRFYFGTINDRLGNKDIVVREMKKVLEVDPNHVQGMNYLAFTYAEMNVHLPEAEGLARKALAIEPKDGYVLDTLGWILYKQNKFAESIKFLEAAHKYQATVSIIAEHLGDAYFKQSMVEKAKRMYHKAADLETDKKKVEEIRNKIFAIERQELANPRLPASVDGAIAAENQQP from the coding sequence ATGCATCTTTCCAAAACTAGGACAGCGACAATCCTGTTACTTTTATTAAACCTCACGGCCTGTGCGAGTTTCACGACCAATGAAGCCGACAAAGCTCCGTATTATGAGGCCTCCTTTGATGATAAAAACAGGGCTCCTGCTTCGTTTGCTCCAGCAGTTGTTGCGGCAGATGGAACAGCGACGTTAGATCCTCTTTATATGCGCACTCAGGCTGATTACTATTTTGCAGCCGGTGAAGCGTACAGCCTTGAAGGCAATTCAGCAAAAGCGATCGAATCTTTCAAAATGACTTTAGTTTACGATCAAGAGTCGCCAGCAGTTAGCATGCGTTTAGCGGCAGAATATCTTAAACAAGGCATGATCTCTGAATCGTTAACTCAAGCTCAGGAAGCTGTAAAGAAAGATGAAAAGAATATCGAAGCCCGTTTGTTGTTAGGTGGTCTTTATTCTTCCTTAAAAATTTATCCTAAAGCATTAGCAGAATATTCTGAAGTTTTGAAATTGCAGCCGTCAAACACGGAAGCCCCGCTTTACATTGGTGCTTTGTATTCTGAGCAAAAGCAATCAGACAAAGCAGTAAAGTACTTTGAGTCTTTATTGAAAAATTCTGAATACGCGACACCACACTTGGCGCATTACTATATTGGCCGTGTTCGTTTGGAACAAGCTGATGGTAAATTCCAAAAAGCGGCTGAAGCTTCATTCAAAAAGGCCATCGAGTTAAAGCCTGATTTTTCAGATGCGGTGATTTCTTTGGGTATGCTTTATACGAAACAAAAAAACGAAGCGAAAGCTTTGGCTATGTACCGTGAGTTCCAAAAAGAAAACTCGCCAAGTTCACGCATTGCTGAAATCTTAGCACAGCATTATATCGAAAAAGGTGACTACGAAAAAGCTTACGAGCAACTTGAAATCGTGGAAGCTGATTCTGATGAACCATTAAACGTGCGCATGAAGATGGCCTTGATCCTTATTGAACAAAAGCGCTTTGATACTGCAGTGGTTAAATTGCAGGAAGTTCTTAAAGAAGCACCAGATTCAGACAAGGTTCGTTTTTATTTAGCAGCTGTTTATGAAGAGATGCAAAAATCTGAACTGGCGATCAAAGAATATCGCAAAGTTCCGGTATCAAGCACTTACTTTGGCGAAGCGGTTGTTCATGCAGCTTATTTGCTAAAAGGTTTAGGTCGTCTTGATGAAGCTATCGAAGTGGCTCAGTCAGGTTTAAAAGATCGTCATGACCAACCGCAAGTGTATGCAATTTATGCGTCTTTGCTTGATGAAAAGAATGACTATAAAGCGGCTGCGAAAGTGCTTGAGCAAGGTTTAGAGAAGTTTCCTGAAAACGCTCAACTGCGCTTTTACTTTGGTACAATCAACGACCGTCTTGGTAACAAAGACATCGTAGTTCGTGAAATGAAAAAAGTTTTAGAAGTAGATCCAAACCATGTTCAAGGCATGAACTATCTTGCCTTCACTTATGCAGAAATGAACGTCCATCTGCCGGAAGCAGAAGGTTTAGCTCGTAAAGCATTAGCGATTGAACCAAAAGATGGATACGTTTTAGATACTTTGGGATGGATTTTATACAAACAAAACAAGTTTGCTGAATCAATCAAGTTCTTAGAAGCGGCTCACAAATATCAAGCGACAGTAAGTATTATTGCTGAACACTTGGGTGATGCTTACTTTAAGCAAAGCATGGTTGAAAAAGCGAAAAGAATGTATCACAAAGCCGCGGACCTAGAGACGGATAAGAAAAAAGTAGAAGAAATCCGCAATAAGATCTTCGCGATCGAAAGACAAGAGCTAGCAAATCCTCGTTTGCCAGCTTCTGTAGATGGCGCTATCGCTGCAGAAAACCAGCAGCCTTAG
- a CDS encoding polyhydroxyalkanoate synthesis regulator DNA-binding domain-containing protein has product MINQNETMTSKPNSKVKIIKRYQNRKLYDTQQSCYVTLDDIAKMIRTNEEVMVIDNKSKNDITAATLTQIIFEAEKKASQYAPLFTLREIIQNGNGSISGYLAKLGAFPQDYMTKQQVNTIVENASTDSVKQNLENRVATAATRYNTDTTAKVAAEKATVLPGLQQDDETPNLPGTSLLNN; this is encoded by the coding sequence TTGATCAACCAAAACGAAACAATGACATCGAAGCCAAATTCTAAAGTTAAAATCATCAAGCGCTATCAGAATCGCAAACTTTACGATACTCAACAAAGCTGCTACGTGACTCTTGATGATATCGCTAAAATGATCCGCACAAACGAAGAAGTAATGGTTATCGATAATAAGTCAAAAAACGATATCACTGCTGCTACTTTGACTCAGATCATTTTCGAAGCTGAAAAGAAAGCATCTCAATACGCTCCTCTTTTCACTCTTCGTGAAATCATCCAAAACGGAAACGGAAGCATTTCTGGTTACCTTGCTAAGCTTGGCGCGTTCCCTCAGGACTACATGACTAAGCAACAAGTTAACACAATCGTTGAAAACGCTTCTACTGACAGCGTTAAACAAAACTTGGAAAACCGCGTTGCTACTGCTGCAACTCGCTACAACACAGACACTACTGCTAAAGTAGCTGCTGAAAAAGCGACTGTTCTTCCTGGTCTTCAACAAGACGACGAAACTCCAAATCTTCCAGGAACATCTTTGTTGAATAACTAA
- a CDS encoding COG3014 family protein — MGLLFSLSLIGCASYQTKVQGARTALVQQNFEKAVTELKPLAEKESDDQLVYLLDYAVALQLSGNLKESNTVLLKADRLAEMVDYQSISRFAGSLALNEEMVQYKGDTFEKIFINAYLAMNFLEMGLLDDALVEARRINEKYIKYRADEKKAFELNSFSKYLSALVWEASRSYDDAYIAYNEAYKIDPSIATIGEDLVRSAKLARRMDSYNEWKKKFPDVKEDPAWYDKAYGELVVIYQQGWGPRKIYSPNEYRFPALTAVPSETQKARATVQDMGYLSREVYDVQTAAIATLQEDQGILVAKRLGGIATKAVLSDQLRQKNELLGNLTWIALNVADRADLRQWSTLPQTIQTIRVPLKAGKYKVRLDGLNSAGNMTGEGLAEKEVEIKAGQKKFIVWRSLK; from the coding sequence GTGGGTCTTCTTTTTTCTCTTTCTCTTATCGGTTGCGCCTCTTATCAGACAAAAGTTCAAGGGGCACGGACTGCTCTGGTCCAACAAAACTTCGAAAAAGCCGTCACAGAATTAAAGCCCCTGGCTGAAAAAGAAAGCGATGACCAACTGGTTTACCTTTTGGATTATGCCGTGGCTTTGCAGCTTTCTGGAAATCTTAAAGAAAGTAACACTGTTTTACTTAAAGCAGACCGCCTGGCAGAGATGGTTGATTATCAGTCCATCTCTCGCTTTGCCGGATCTTTGGCTTTAAACGAAGAAATGGTTCAGTACAAAGGTGATACTTTCGAAAAAATCTTCATAAACGCTTATCTTGCGATGAATTTCTTAGAAATGGGTCTGCTTGATGATGCGTTGGTTGAAGCTAGAAGAATCAACGAAAAGTACATCAAGTATCGCGCAGATGAAAAAAAGGCGTTCGAACTAAATTCTTTCAGTAAATATCTATCCGCTCTAGTGTGGGAAGCCAGCCGCAGTTATGACGATGCTTACATCGCTTATAACGAGGCTTACAAGATCGATCCTAGCATCGCTACTATCGGTGAAGATTTAGTGCGCTCTGCAAAACTGGCTCGTCGCATGGATTCTTATAACGAATGGAAAAAGAAATTCCCTGACGTTAAAGAAGATCCTGCTTGGTATGATAAAGCCTATGGTGAACTTGTAGTGATCTATCAACAAGGCTGGGGTCCAAGAAAGATCTATAGTCCCAACGAATATCGTTTCCCGGCATTGACGGCTGTTCCAAGTGAAACGCAAAAGGCCAGAGCGACTGTCCAGGACATGGGCTACCTAAGCCGTGAAGTGTATGACGTGCAAACCGCTGCCATTGCGACTTTGCAGGAAGACCAAGGCATCCTGGTTGCGAAACGTTTGGGTGGTATTGCTACAAAAGCAGTGCTTTCAGATCAGCTTCGCCAAAAGAATGAATTGTTGGGTAACTTAACATGGATCGCCTTAAACGTGGCAGACCGTGCGGATTTACGTCAATGGTCCACTTTGCCACAAACGATTCAAACCATTCGTGTGCCGCTTAAAGCAGGCAAATACAAAGTACGTTTAGATGGTCTAAACTCGGCTGGAAACATGACGGGTGAAGGCTTGGCAGAAAAAGAAGTAGAGATTAAAGCGGGTCAAAAGAAGTTTATCGTTTGGCGCTCTCTGAAATAG
- the lpoB gene encoding penicillin-binding protein activator LpoB, whose protein sequence is MKKNITLAAVCFSFLAMASCGPKAFVKGQYDDVNRENLLNDQWSETDMQKAVQDLVAGLMTSPAINASKKMPVVMVTGLQNKTSEHIDTQSIMDMVRVELMKSGKVGFIDKEARQDISDEYNYQNSGMVAEDSKKGPGGQVGADFIINGRLDSIVQEVGKDKSVYYKLTLNLTNLKTSMITWSDQKQIRKTFKKKTIGL, encoded by the coding sequence ATGAAAAAGAATATCACTTTAGCAGCAGTCTGTTTTTCATTTTTAGCGATGGCAAGTTGTGGTCCGAAGGCTTTCGTTAAAGGCCAATACGACGATGTAAATCGCGAAAACCTTTTGAACGATCAGTGGTCAGAAACTGATATGCAAAAAGCTGTGCAAGATTTAGTTGCTGGCTTGATGACGTCTCCGGCTATCAATGCTTCTAAAAAAATGCCTGTAGTTATGGTGACTGGTTTACAAAATAAAACCAGCGAGCATATCGACACTCAAAGCATCATGGACATGGTTCGTGTAGAGCTTATGAAATCTGGCAAAGTGGGTTTCATTGATAAAGAAGCTCGCCAAGATATCTCTGATGAATACAATTACCAAAATTCTGGTATGGTTGCTGAAGATTCTAAAAAAGGCCCAGGCGGCCAAGTGGGCGCTGATTTCATCATCAACGGTCGTTTGGATTCAATCGTACAAGAAGTTGGAAAAGATAAATCGGTTTATTATAAACTAACTTTGAATCTTACGAATTTAAAAACAAGCATGATCACTTGGTCTGATCAAAAACAAATCCGTAAGACATTCAAAAAGAAAACTATTGGTCTTTAA
- a CDS encoding JAB domain-containing protein, protein MTEITTSKIAYECLRAQINPYAEELWIYALSSELKLIKLEMVFRGTADHCLIHPRDIFRILILNNASSFIMAHNHPSNSALPSEQDLILTRKIHQLAVLFQIPLNDHLIVTTKDYYSMAEQGHFKKWKKNSSRMLY, encoded by the coding sequence ATGACTGAAATCACCACAAGCAAAATTGCCTATGAATGCCTTCGTGCACAAATTAACCCTTATGCAGAAGAATTATGGATTTATGCTCTTAGTTCCGAGCTAAAACTTATTAAATTAGAAATGGTCTTTCGCGGCACCGCAGACCATTGTCTGATACATCCTCGAGATATTTTTAGAATTCTTATCTTAAATAACGCCAGCTCTTTCATCATGGCGCACAATCACCCCAGCAATAGCGCACTGCCATCAGAGCAAGACTTGATATTAACGCGAAAGATTCACCAGCTTGCAGTGCTTTTTCAAATTCCATTAAATGACCATTTAATTGTAACTACAAAGGACTATTACAGCATGGCTGAACAGGGGCATTTTAAAAAATGGAAAAAGAATAGCAGTCGGATGCTTTATTGA